In the genome of Pseudomonas putida, one region contains:
- the desA gene encoding delta-9 fatty acid desaturase DesA: MWYYGFLDLSAWQLVGVTLLMTHVTIISVTIYLHRYSAHRALELNAGLKHFFRFWLWLTTAQNTREWTAVHRKHHAKCETADDPHSPLYKGLGTVLRKGAELYREEARNPETLRIYGKNCPDDWIERNLYSRYKLGGIALMAVIDLLLFGTIGITIWAVQMMWIPFWAAGVVNGLGHALGYRNFECRDAATNLVPWGIVIGGEELHNNHHTYPNSAKLSVKRWEFDMGWMWIRLLCLLRLAKVQRVAPIAHRVEGKAHLDMDTAMAILNNRFQIMAQYRKLVIAPLVKQELARVDTSVRHHFRRAKRLLSRETSLLEDRHHVRIESMLAHSQSLKTIYEKRLALQQIWARTSANGHDMLAAMKDWIHEAEASGIQALRDFADQLKTYSLRPSGA, encoded by the coding sequence ATGTGGTACTACGGTTTTCTCGATCTGTCGGCCTGGCAACTGGTCGGCGTCACCCTGCTGATGACCCATGTGACCATCATCAGCGTCACTATCTATCTACACCGCTACTCCGCCCACCGTGCCTTGGAGCTCAACGCCGGGCTCAAGCATTTCTTCCGTTTCTGGTTGTGGCTGACCACCGCCCAGAACACCCGCGAATGGACCGCTGTGCATCGCAAGCACCACGCCAAGTGCGAAACCGCCGACGATCCCCACAGCCCGCTCTACAAGGGCCTGGGTACCGTGCTGCGCAAGGGCGCCGAGCTCTACCGCGAAGAAGCACGCAACCCCGAGACCCTGCGCATCTATGGCAAGAACTGCCCGGACGACTGGATCGAGCGCAACCTCTATTCGCGCTACAAGCTCGGCGGCATTGCCCTGATGGCAGTGATCGACCTGCTGCTGTTCGGCACCATCGGCATCACCATCTGGGCGGTGCAGATGATGTGGATCCCCTTCTGGGCCGCGGGCGTGGTCAATGGCCTGGGTCATGCGTTGGGCTATCGCAACTTCGAATGCCGGGATGCGGCCACCAACCTGGTGCCCTGGGGCATCGTGATCGGCGGCGAGGAGCTGCACAACAACCACCACACCTACCCCAACTCGGCCAAGCTTTCGGTCAAGCGCTGGGAGTTCGACATGGGCTGGATGTGGATTCGCCTGCTGTGCCTGCTGCGCCTGGCCAAAGTCCAGCGCGTGGCGCCCATCGCCCATCGGGTCGAGGGCAAGGCGCACCTGGACATGGACACCGCCATGGCCATCCTCAACAACCGCTTCCAGATCATGGCCCAGTACCGCAAGCTGGTCATCGCGCCGCTGGTCAAGCAGGAGCTGGCCCGAGTCGATACCTCGGTGCGCCACCACTTCCGTCGTGCCAAACGCCTGCTGTCGCGTGAAACGAGCCTGCTAGAGGACCGCCATCACGTGCGCATCGAGTCCATGCTCGCCCACAGCCAGTCGCTCAAGACCATCTACGAAAAGCGCCTGGCCCTGCAGCAGATCTGGGCTCGCACCAGCGCCAACGGCCATGACATGCTGGCCGCCATGAAAGACTGGATCCACGAAGCGGAAGCCAGCGGCATCCAGGCCCTACGCGACTTTGCCGACCAGCTGAAAACCTACTCCCTGCGCCCTTCCGGGGCCTGA
- a CDS encoding GGDEF domain-containing protein: protein MAKDLTSTLFGNPPPELAQTLLALLHAQGEVARLSEREQLYSSLLDSVNAVLWAFDWETRRVLYASPAYERIFGRPASLVLADYNAWRDSIYPDDLEYAERSLAQVLDTGSVEDREYRIINAAGQVRWLSDKCYVNQQRDTDQRVIIVGIAEDITEKKQLEGELQRLATTDVLTQSSNRRHFFECARQALETAREEGKPLAFLLLDIDDFKQINDTYGHQEGDQVLQRIADSGRAVLRRGDLFGRIGGEEFAAVFPGCTAQIAEQIAGRLQREIQHLSFSHGQQVYGVTVSQGVTELTDQDDLIDALFARADAAMYQAKRQGKNQIVRG, encoded by the coding sequence ATGGCCAAAGACCTCACCTCGACCCTCTTCGGCAATCCACCGCCGGAACTTGCACAGACCCTGCTCGCCCTGCTCCATGCCCAGGGCGAAGTCGCCCGACTGAGCGAACGCGAGCAGCTCTACAGTTCACTGCTCGACAGCGTCAACGCCGTGCTGTGGGCATTCGACTGGGAAACCCGCCGGGTGCTCTATGCCAGCCCCGCCTATGAGCGCATCTTCGGTCGCCCGGCCAGCCTGGTACTGGCCGACTACAACGCCTGGCGCGACAGCATCTACCCGGACGACCTGGAATACGCCGAGCGCAGCCTGGCGCAAGTGCTGGACACCGGCTCAGTGGAAGACCGCGAGTACCGCATCATCAATGCCGCAGGCCAGGTGCGCTGGCTGAGCGACAAGTGCTACGTCAACCAGCAGCGCGACACCGACCAACGCGTAATCATCGTCGGCATCGCCGAGGACATCACCGAGAAGAAACAGCTCGAAGGCGAGCTGCAGCGCCTGGCCACCACCGATGTGCTGACCCAGAGCAGCAATCGCCGCCACTTCTTCGAGTGCGCCCGCCAGGCCCTGGAAACCGCCCGGGAAGAAGGCAAGCCTCTGGCCTTCCTGCTGCTGGACATCGATGACTTCAAGCAGATCAACGACACCTATGGCCACCAGGAAGGTGACCAGGTACTGCAACGCATCGCCGACAGCGGACGCGCCGTGCTACGCCGGGGCGATCTGTTCGGGCGAATCGGCGGCGAGGAGTTCGCCGCCGTGTTCCCCGGCTGCACCGCCCAGATCGCCGAACAGATCGCCGGACGGCTGCAACGGGAGATCCAGCACTTGAGCTTCAGCCATGGGCAGCAGGTGTATGGCGTCACGGTCAGCCAAGGCGTAACCGAACTCACCGACCAGGACGACCTCATCGATGCCCTCTTCGCCCGTGCCGACGCCGCCATGTACCAGGCCAAGCGTCAGGGCAAGAACCAGATCGTGCGGGGCTGA
- a CDS encoding response regulator, whose translation MSAANPIPPCVLIAEGDPWVRDMLREMLLSVRCDARLQVCANGPEALAALASKPDLIIAARELVGGDGLDLLRNVRAKQQTSSLPFILMSERNDSASVHEVLPLHPTAYLSKPLDLENLRKRLEKLLLEVGEQVACPVPALQPGIKLPAYLEQRRASADGGPLLADVQAAIKRALNPQGLNLKALEEEVRNDPQITAVLIAAANSAALHSEVPVQTLLQALNKLGSTQSMNLILGLALKRSARLSDPLLARHAAHFWDLSLHTAEYARSLARLLELDEERCYCAGLLHCLGDLAVLRCLQEWCLAGGELDEDQVQLALNEFGAAFGSALRTRWRLPLSLRELIAAIYQLGGGVYSREILAMNLAGQLSRLPVEQGLEKVASSKTARLLKLGMAELSRLRRQV comes from the coding sequence ATGAGCGCTGCCAACCCCATCCCGCCTTGCGTACTGATTGCCGAAGGCGATCCGTGGGTGCGCGATATGCTCCGCGAAATGTTGCTCAGCGTCCGCTGCGATGCCCGTTTGCAGGTCTGTGCCAATGGGCCGGAAGCATTGGCCGCGCTGGCGAGCAAGCCTGATCTGATCATCGCTGCCCGTGAGCTGGTCGGCGGCGACGGCCTGGACTTGCTGCGCAACGTGCGTGCTAAGCAACAAACCTCTAGCTTGCCATTCATCCTCATGAGCGAGCGCAACGACAGCGCCAGCGTGCATGAGGTATTGCCGCTGCACCCGACGGCCTACTTGAGCAAACCCCTGGACCTGGAGAACCTGCGCAAACGCCTGGAAAAACTCTTGCTGGAGGTGGGCGAGCAGGTCGCCTGCCCGGTGCCGGCCTTGCAGCCGGGCATCAAGCTGCCGGCCTATCTGGAGCAGCGCCGCGCCAGCGCCGATGGCGGGCCGCTGCTGGCCGATGTGCAGGCGGCGATCAAGCGCGCGCTCAATCCCCAGGGGCTGAACCTGAAGGCGCTGGAAGAAGAGGTGCGCAACGATCCACAGATCACGGCGGTGCTGATTGCCGCTGCCAACAGTGCCGCGCTGCATAGCGAAGTACCAGTGCAGACGCTGTTGCAGGCCTTGAACAAGCTCGGCAGTACCCAGAGCATGAACCTTATCCTGGGGCTGGCCCTCAAGCGCAGTGCGCGCCTGAGTGACCCATTGCTGGCGCGGCACGCGGCGCATTTCTGGGACCTTTCGCTGCACACCGCTGAGTATGCCCGCAGCCTGGCGCGCCTGCTCGAACTCGATGAAGAACGCTGTTACTGCGCGGGCTTGCTGCATTGCCTGGGCGATCTGGCCGTGCTGCGTTGCTTGCAGGAGTGGTGCCTGGCCGGCGGTGAGCTGGACGAGGACCAGGTACAGCTGGCGCTCAATGAGTTTGGCGCCGCCTTTGGCTCGGCGCTGCGCACCCGCTGGCGCCTGCCGCTGAGCCTGCGCGAGCTGATCGCCGCGATCTACCAGCTCGGCGGTGGTGTCTATTCCCGGGAGATCCTGGCCATGAACCTGGCCGGGCAACTGTCGCGTCTGCCGGTGGAGCAGGGCCTCGAGAAAGTCGCTAGCAGCAAGACAGCCCGCCTGCTCAAGCTGGGGATGGCGGAGCTGAGCCGGTTACGCAGGCAGGTCTAA
- the gabT gene encoding 4-aminobutyrate--2-oxoglutarate transaminase yields the protein MSKTNESLMQRRVNAVPRGVGQIHPIFVDTAKNSTVIDVEGRELIDFAGGIAVLNTGHLHPKVVAAVQEQLTKVSHTCFQVLAYEPYVELCEKINAMVPGDFAKKTLLVSTGSEAVENAVKIARAATGRAGVIAFTGGYHGRTMMTLGLTGKVVPYSAGMGLMPGGIFRALFPSELHGISVDDAIASVERIFKNDAEPRDIAAIILEPVQGEGGFLPAPKELMKRLRALCDQHGILLIADEVQTGAGRTGTFFAMEQMGVAPDLTTFAKSIAGGFPLAGVCGKAEYMDAIAPGGLGGTYAGSPIACAAALAVIQVFEEEKLLDRSKAVGERLTAGLRKIQEKHPIIGDVRGLGSMIAVEVFEKGTHTPNAAAVAQVVAKARDKGLILLSCGTYGNVLRILVPLTAEDALLDKGLAIIEECFAELA from the coding sequence ATGAGCAAGACCAACGAATCCTTGATGCAACGCCGTGTCAACGCCGTCCCACGTGGCGTTGGCCAGATCCACCCGATCTTCGTCGACACCGCGAAGAACTCGACCGTGATCGACGTTGAAGGCCGCGAACTGATCGACTTCGCTGGCGGCATCGCCGTACTGAACACCGGCCACCTGCACCCGAAAGTGGTTGCCGCCGTTCAAGAGCAGCTGACCAAAGTCAGCCACACCTGCTTCCAGGTTCTGGCGTACGAGCCCTATGTAGAGCTGTGCGAAAAGATCAACGCCATGGTCCCAGGCGACTTCGCCAAGAAGACCCTGCTGGTCTCCACCGGTTCCGAAGCCGTCGAGAACGCCGTCAAGATCGCCCGTGCCGCCACCGGCCGTGCTGGCGTGATCGCCTTCACCGGCGGCTACCACGGCCGCACCATGATGACCCTGGGTCTGACCGGTAAAGTCGTACCTTACTCCGCTGGCATGGGCCTGATGCCAGGCGGCATCTTCCGCGCCCTGTTCCCGAGCGAACTGCACGGCATCAGCGTTGACGACGCCATCGCCTCGGTCGAGCGCATCTTCAAGAACGACGCCGAGCCACGCGACATCGCTGCCATCATCCTCGAGCCGGTACAAGGTGAAGGCGGCTTCCTGCCAGCGCCGAAAGAGCTGATGAAGCGTCTGCGCGCCCTGTGCGACCAGCACGGCATCCTGCTGATCGCCGACGAAGTACAGACCGGTGCTGGCCGTACCGGTACCTTCTTCGCCATGGAGCAGATGGGCGTCGCGCCTGACCTGACTACCTTCGCCAAGTCCATCGCTGGCGGCTTCCCGCTGGCCGGTGTGTGCGGCAAAGCCGAATACATGGACGCCATCGCCCCAGGTGGCCTGGGCGGTACCTACGCCGGCTCCCCGATCGCCTGCGCCGCGGCCCTGGCCGTCATCCAGGTGTTCGAGGAAGAGAAACTGCTGGATCGCAGCAAGGCTGTCGGCGAGCGCCTGACCGCTGGCCTGCGCAAGATCCAGGAAAAGCACCCGATCATCGGTGACGTGCGTGGTCTGGGCTCCATGATCGCTGTGGAAGTCTTCGAAAAAGGCACCCACACCCCGAACGCTGCCGCCGTCGCCCAGGTTGTGGCCAAGGCGCGTGACAAGGGCCTGATCCTGCTGTCTTGCGGCACCTACGGCAACGTCCTGCGTATTCTGGTTCCGCTGACCGCCGAAGACGCACTGCTGGACAAGGGCCTGGCAATCATCGAAGAGTGCTTCGCTGAGCTGGCCTGA
- the gabD gene encoding NADP-dependent succinate-semialdehyde dehydrogenase, protein MQLKDAQLFRQQAFINGEWLDADNGQTIKVTNPATGEVIGTVPKMGAAETRRAIEAADKALPAWRALTAKERAGKLRRWFELMIENQDDLARLMTTEQGKPLAEAKGEIAYAASFIEWFAEEGKRVYGDVIPGHQPDKRLIVIKQPIGVTAAITPWNFPAAMITRKAGPALAAGCTMVLKPASQTPYSALALIELANRAGIPAGVLSVVTGSAGEVGGELTGNSLVRKLSFTGSTEIGRQLMEECAKDIKKVSLELGGNAPFIVFDDADLDKAVEGAIISKYRNNGQTCVCANRIYVQDGVYDAFAEKLKAAVAKLKIGNGLEEGTTTGPLIDGKAVAKVQEHIEDAVSKGAKVLSGGKLIEGNFFEPTILVDVPKSAAVAKEETFGPLAPLFRFKDEAEVIAMSNDTEFGLASYFYARDMSRVFRVAEALEYGMVGINTGLISNEVAPFGGIKASGLGREGSKYGIEDYLEIKYLCISI, encoded by the coding sequence ATGCAGCTCAAAGACGCTCAGTTGTTCCGCCAGCAAGCCTTCATCAACGGTGAGTGGCTGGACGCGGACAACGGTCAGACCATCAAGGTGACCAACCCGGCTACCGGTGAAGTCATCGGTACCGTGCCGAAGATGGGCGCCGCCGAAACCCGTCGCGCCATCGAGGCCGCCGACAAGGCCCTGCCGGCCTGGCGCGCACTGACCGCCAAAGAGCGTGCTGGCAAGCTGCGTCGCTGGTTCGAACTGATGATCGAGAACCAGGACGACCTGGCCCGCCTGATGACCACCGAGCAAGGCAAGCCGCTGGCCGAAGCCAAGGGCGAGATCGCCTACGCCGCCTCGTTCATCGAGTGGTTCGCCGAAGAAGGCAAGCGCGTCTACGGCGACGTCATCCCAGGTCATCAGCCTGACAAGCGCCTGATCGTCATCAAGCAGCCGATCGGTGTCACCGCCGCGATCACCCCGTGGAACTTCCCGGCCGCGATGATCACCCGTAAAGCCGGCCCGGCCCTGGCCGCTGGCTGCACCATGGTCCTCAAGCCTGCTTCCCAGACCCCGTACTCCGCCCTGGCCCTGATCGAGCTGGCCAACCGTGCTGGCATCCCGGCTGGTGTGCTGAGCGTGGTCACCGGCAGCGCTGGCGAAGTCGGTGGCGAGCTGACCGGCAACTCCCTGGTTCGCAAGCTGTCCTTCACTGGCTCGACCGAAATCGGTCGCCAGCTGATGGAAGAATGCGCCAAGGACATCAAGAAGGTTTCCCTGGAGCTGGGCGGTAACGCACCGTTCATCGTGTTCGACGACGCCGACCTGGACAAGGCGGTCGAGGGCGCGATCATCTCCAAGTACCGCAACAACGGCCAGACCTGCGTCTGCGCCAACCGTATCTACGTGCAGGACGGTGTCTACGACGCGTTCGCTGAGAAGCTCAAGGCCGCTGTCGCCAAGCTCAAGATCGGTAACGGCCTGGAAGAAGGCACCACCACTGGCCCGCTGATCGACGGCAAGGCTGTCGCCAAGGTCCAGGAGCACATCGAAGACGCAGTCTCCAAGGGCGCCAAGGTGCTGTCCGGCGGCAAGCTGATCGAAGGCAACTTCTTCGAGCCGACCATCCTGGTCGACGTACCGAAGAGCGCTGCCGTGGCCAAGGAAGAAACCTTCGGCCCGCTGGCTCCGCTGTTCCGCTTCAAAGACGAAGCCGAAGTCATCGCCATGTCCAACGACACCGAGTTCGGCCTGGCGTCGTACTTCTATGCCCGTGACATGAGCCGTGTGTTCCGTGTCGCCGAGGCCCTGGAATACGGCATGGTGGGTATCAACACCGGCCTGATCTCCAACGAAGTGGCGCCGTTCGGTGGCATCAAGGCCTCGGGCCTGGGCCGCGAAGGTTCCAAGTACGGCATCGAGGACTACCTCGAGATCAAGTACCTGTGCATCAGCATCTGA
- a CDS encoding DUF971 domain-containing protein has protein sequence MSAPQALRNLHGQGELAVQWPDGLQAISHARLRGACPCSQCRAAQLRGGIAVVREDVRLERIEVQGYGVQLVFSDGHERGIYPWAYLRALG, from the coding sequence ATGAGCGCGCCCCAGGCACTGCGCAACCTGCATGGGCAAGGAGAACTGGCCGTGCAGTGGCCCGATGGATTGCAGGCAATCAGCCATGCCCGCCTGCGCGGCGCCTGCCCCTGCTCGCAATGCCGCGCGGCGCAGCTGCGCGGTGGCATCGCCGTGGTGCGCGAGGATGTGCGGTTGGAGCGGATCGAGGTGCAGGGCTATGGGGTGCAGTTGGTGTTCAGCGATGGGCATGAGCGGGGCATCTACCCGTGGGCCTATTTGCGCGCATTGGGATGA
- a CDS encoding HEAT repeat domain-containing protein, protein MNDRITDNPDILALLPRLADADAGVRRIALIELADLEDPDGLPWLTDAVLVDPHADVRAEAARLLEAWEEPEVVQALCAALADAAEPVRLAAAQSLSELKSLEAGALILPWASHADAFVRASALRALRELRLDEAAGPALLALDDRDASVRREAVGILGWLKHAPALAALARLAGEETDTEVRRAAIGALGLARDASVLPALVAALADEAWQVREEAATTLGKVGLDDAGPALIAALDDSYWQVRLRAARALGRLRHGEALEALAHLLGHAIANLRKEAALALGELGQARALPALRAAEADGDPEVRKAVRIALAQLQGVA, encoded by the coding sequence ATGAACGACCGAATCACCGATAACCCCGACATCCTTGCGTTGCTGCCACGCCTGGCTGATGCCGATGCTGGCGTGCGGCGCATCGCACTGATCGAACTGGCCGACCTGGAAGATCCAGACGGCCTGCCCTGGCTGACCGATGCCGTGTTGGTCGATCCCCATGCTGACGTCCGTGCCGAAGCCGCGCGCCTCTTGGAGGCCTGGGAAGAGCCTGAAGTCGTACAGGCATTGTGCGCGGCTCTGGCCGATGCCGCCGAGCCGGTGCGCCTGGCCGCGGCTCAGAGCCTGAGCGAGCTCAAGTCCCTTGAGGCGGGCGCGCTCATCCTGCCGTGGGCCAGCCATGCCGACGCGTTCGTTCGCGCCAGTGCCTTGCGGGCATTGCGTGAACTGCGTCTGGATGAAGCCGCCGGGCCTGCGCTGCTGGCCCTCGATGACCGCGACGCCTCGGTACGCCGAGAGGCCGTGGGCATTCTGGGCTGGCTCAAGCATGCCCCTGCCTTGGCGGCCCTGGCGCGCTTGGCTGGGGAGGAAACGGACACTGAGGTTCGCCGAGCCGCTATCGGTGCCCTGGGCCTGGCCCGCGATGCCAGTGTGCTGCCCGCATTGGTCGCCGCTCTGGCTGACGAGGCCTGGCAAGTACGCGAGGAGGCCGCTACCACGTTGGGCAAGGTAGGGCTGGACGATGCCGGGCCTGCATTGATTGCCGCCCTGGATGACAGCTACTGGCAGGTGCGCTTGCGCGCGGCGCGGGCGTTGGGTCGCCTGCGCCATGGCGAGGCGTTGGAGGCCCTGGCCCACTTGCTCGGCCATGCCATCGCCAACCTGCGCAAGGAGGCGGCGCTGGCCCTGGGTGAGCTGGGTCAGGCCCGGGCGTTGCCAGCGCTACGGGCCGCCGAGGCCGATGGCGACCCTGAGGTGCGCAAGGCCGTGCGCATTGCCCTGGCACAACTGCAGGGAGTGGCCTGA
- a CDS encoding 4Fe-4S dicluster domain-containing protein has protein sequence MAYQPQEIFFRSNAPVTIDEDKCIAEKGCTVCVEVCPMDLLAINPATQKAYMAFDECWYCMPCEKDCPTGAVKVDIPYLLR, from the coding sequence ATGGCCTATCAACCTCAAGAGATCTTCTTTCGCAGCAACGCCCCGGTCACCATCGATGAAGACAAATGCATCGCCGAGAAAGGCTGCACCGTCTGCGTCGAGGTCTGCCCCATGGACTTGCTGGCCATCAACCCGGCCACCCAGAAGGCCTACATGGCCTTCGACGAATGCTGGTACTGCATGCCGTGCGAGAAAGACTGCCCGACCGGCGCGGTGAAGGTGGACATCCCCTATCTGCTGCGCTGA
- a CDS encoding fumarate reductase/succinate dehydrogenase flavoprotein subunit — protein sequence MSIDTRDYDIIVIGGGTAGPMAAIKAKEQDKSLRVLLLDKAHVKRSGAISMGMDGLNNAIIPGHATPEQYTKEITVANDGIVNQAAVYAYATHSFETLEQLDRWGVKFEKDETGDYAVKKVHHMGAYVLPMPEGHDIKKVLYRQLKRARVEITNRMVCTRVLLDGEGAAAGVMGFDCRSGEFLVIRAKAVILACGAAGRLGLPSSGYLMGTYENPTNAGDGYAMAYHAGAELANLECFQINPLIKDYNGPACAYVTGPLGGYTANSKGERFIECDYWSGQMMWEFHQELEGGNGPVFLKLDHLAEETIQNIEEILHSNERPSRGQFHANRGTDYRQHMVEMHISEIGFCSGHSASGVWVNEKAETSVRGLYAAGDMAAVPHNYMLGAFTYGWFAGVNAARYVVGRPFAEVDLAQVERERERVFAPLHREHGLPPAQVEYKLRRMVNDYLQPPKVTKKMEIGLARFAEIERDLAQMKASNPHELMRAMEVSVIRDCAEMAARASLFREESRWGLYHHRVDFPERNDGEWFCHCHLKKGEDGQMTSFKKPIEPYLIALDAQEQTAYDRLRVKADAA from the coding sequence ATGAGCATCGACACCCGCGACTACGACATCATCGTCATCGGCGGCGGCACCGCAGGGCCCATGGCCGCGATCAAGGCCAAGGAGCAGGACAAGTCCTTGCGCGTGCTGCTGCTGGACAAGGCCCACGTCAAACGCAGCGGTGCCATCAGCATGGGCATGGACGGCCTGAACAACGCGATCATTCCGGGCCACGCCACGCCCGAGCAGTACACCAAGGAAATCACCGTCGCCAACGACGGCATCGTCAACCAGGCCGCGGTGTATGCCTACGCCACCCACAGCTTCGAGACCCTTGAACAGTTGGACCGCTGGGGCGTGAAGTTCGAAAAGGACGAGACCGGCGACTACGCGGTGAAGAAGGTCCACCACATGGGCGCCTACGTGTTGCCCATGCCCGAGGGCCACGACATCAAGAAGGTGCTTTACCGCCAGCTCAAACGTGCGCGGGTCGAGATCACCAATCGCATGGTCTGCACCCGCGTGCTGCTCGATGGCGAAGGGGCCGCTGCCGGGGTCATGGGCTTCGATTGCCGCAGCGGAGAGTTCCTGGTGATCCGCGCCAAGGCGGTGATCCTCGCCTGTGGTGCGGCCGGGCGGCTCGGTCTGCCTTCGTCGGGCTACCTGATGGGCACTTACGAAAACCCGACCAATGCCGGCGATGGCTACGCCATGGCCTACCACGCCGGGGCGGAGCTGGCGAATCTGGAGTGCTTCCAGATCAATCCGCTGATCAAGGATTACAACGGCCCGGCCTGCGCCTACGTCACCGGCCCCCTGGGCGGCTATACCGCCAACAGCAAGGGCGAGCGCTTCATCGAGTGCGACTACTGGAGCGGGCAGATGATGTGGGAGTTCCACCAGGAACTCGAAGGCGGCAACGGCCCGGTGTTCCTCAAGCTCGATCACCTGGCCGAGGAAACCATCCAGAACATCGAAGAGATCCTGCACAGCAACGAGCGCCCCAGCCGTGGGCAGTTCCACGCCAATCGCGGCACCGACTACCGCCAGCACATGGTCGAGATGCACATCTCCGAGATCGGCTTCTGCTCCGGGCATTCGGCCTCCGGTGTGTGGGTCAACGAGAAGGCCGAGACCAGCGTGCGCGGCCTGTATGCCGCCGGTGACATGGCCGCGGTGCCGCACAACTACATGCTCGGCGCCTTCACCTATGGCTGGTTCGCCGGGGTCAACGCTGCCCGCTACGTGGTGGGGCGCCCCTTCGCCGAGGTGGATCTGGCCCAGGTCGAGCGCGAGCGCGAACGGGTGTTCGCCCCCCTGCACCGGGAGCACGGCCTGCCACCGGCCCAGGTCGAGTACAAACTGCGGCGCATGGTCAACGACTACCTGCAGCCGCCGAAGGTGACCAAGAAGATGGAGATCGGCCTGGCGCGCTTTGCCGAGATCGAGCGGGACCTGGCGCAGATGAAGGCCAGCAACCCTCATGAGCTGATGCGCGCCATGGAAGTGAGCGTGATCCGTGACTGCGCCGAAATGGCTGCACGGGCGTCGCTGTTTCGCGAGGAGAGCCGTTGGGGGCTGTATCACCACCGGGTGGACTTTCCTGAGCGCAACGATGGCGAGTGGTTCTGCCATTGCCATCTGAAAAAAGGCGAGGACGGCCAGATGACCAGTTTCAAGAAACCGATCGAGCCCTACCTGATTGCCCTGGACGCCCAGGAGCAGACCGCCTATGACCGGCTGCGGGTGAAAGCCGACGCTGCCTAG
- a CDS encoding GntR family transcriptional regulator, which translates to MAELLPLSPVPLYSQLKELLRERILDGTYPPHSRMPSEAELGKAFDVSRITVRQALGDLQKEGLIFKIHGKGTFVAKPKAFQNVTTLQGLGESMSQMGYEVLNRLRSFRHVPASALVAERLQVEEGSLVTEIRRVRLINREPVSLELTWLPKAIGEKLEKADLVTRDIFLLLENDCGIALGHADLAIDAMLADADLTQALEVEEGSPIMRIERLTHAADGTPLDFEHLYYRGDAFQYRLRIDRQKGAKA; encoded by the coding sequence ATGGCCGAACTGCTCCCCCTATCCCCGGTGCCGCTGTACAGCCAGCTCAAGGAGCTGCTGCGCGAGCGCATCCTCGATGGTACCTATCCGCCCCACAGCCGCATGCCCTCCGAAGCCGAACTGGGCAAGGCCTTCGATGTCAGCCGCATCACCGTGCGCCAGGCCCTGGGCGACCTGCAGAAAGAAGGGCTGATCTTCAAGATCCACGGCAAGGGCACCTTCGTCGCCAAGCCCAAGGCGTTCCAGAACGTCACCACCCTGCAAGGCCTGGGCGAATCCATGAGCCAGATGGGTTACGAGGTGCTCAACCGCCTGCGCAGCTTCCGTCATGTGCCGGCCAGTGCGCTGGTGGCCGAGCGTCTGCAGGTGGAGGAGGGCAGCCTGGTCACCGAGATCCGTCGGGTGCGGTTGATCAACCGCGAGCCGGTGTCGCTGGAGTTGACCTGGCTACCCAAGGCCATTGGCGAAAAGCTCGAGAAGGCCGACCTGGTCACCCGCGACATCTTCCTGCTGCTGGAGAACGACTGTGGCATCGCGCTGGGGCACGCGGACCTGGCCATCGACGCAATGCTGGCCGATGCCGACCTGACCCAGGCGCTGGAGGTGGAGGAGGGCTCGCCGATCATGCGCATCGAACGTCTGACCCACGCCGCCGACGGCACGCCGCTGGACTTCGAGCATCTTTATTACCGTGGCGATGCCTTCCAGTACCGCCTGCGTATCGACCGCCAGAAGGGAGCCAAGGCATGA